One Microcebus murinus isolate Inina chromosome 22, M.murinus_Inina_mat1.0, whole genome shotgun sequence DNA segment encodes these proteins:
- the LOC142863503 gene encoding uncharacterized protein LOC142863503, with translation MPASSTVHVLQLLRELLAFVLLSYTVLVGALLLAGWTTYFLVLK, from the coding sequence ATGCCGGCCTCGTCCACCGTGCACGTGCTGCAGCTGCTGCGGGAGCTGCTCGCCTTCGTGCTGCTCAGCTACACCGTGCTGGTCGGCGCGCTGCTGCTGGCCGGCTGGACCACCTACTTCCTGGTGCTGAAGTGA